In Pseudomonas hamedanensis, a single window of DNA contains:
- a CDS encoding NADH:ubiquinone oxidoreductase, with translation MRWMGWSLLLLLVSSEALAQACLVHSQGERLDVKVCQQNRSIPKKLFSGGFCQPTLAGQKVEVQYLDQCPSGAFGVCSNAQVANMPYRQDIHYYGVATDAAYLKPYCEAQSRGSWRKP, from the coding sequence ATGCGCTGGATGGGATGGTCGTTGCTGTTGCTGCTGGTGTCGAGCGAAGCGTTGGCTCAGGCCTGTCTGGTGCACAGCCAGGGCGAGCGCCTCGATGTCAAAGTCTGCCAGCAGAATCGCTCCATCCCGAAAAAACTGTTCAGCGGCGGTTTCTGCCAACCGACGCTGGCCGGGCAGAAAGTCGAGGTGCAATACCTCGACCAGTGCCCGAGCGGTGCGTTCGGCGTGTGCAGCAACGCGCAGGTTGCCAATATGCCCTATCGCCAGGATATCCACTATTACGGCGTGGCGACCGATGCAGCCTACCTGAAGCCCTATTGCGAAGCACAAAGCCGCGGATCATGGCGCAAGCCTTGA
- a CDS encoding CobW family GTP-binding protein, with protein sequence MLQNIPTHVIAGPLGAGKTSLIRHLMAQRPEGERWAVLINEFGQIGLDAALLSSDADGIALGEVAGGCLCCVNGAPFQIGLGRLLRKARPDRLFIEPSGLGHPAQLLKQLNEAPWLGVLAVQPCVLVLDAQALHAGKPLPQAQRQALTDAGLLLLNKAENLDQAAREEIASQLPPVSLIWTQQAQLSLSELPGRTARASTGVDKLVTPKGLGQIPAVWSDPALPICLSQAQAGGWSIGWRWHPGQMFDKQGIIKWLTRLDWQRAKLVIHSADGWVSANALDNAELTWRASEWRKDSRLELIFTEPQNVDELQAGLARCRIR encoded by the coding sequence ATGCTGCAGAACATTCCGACCCATGTCATCGCAGGCCCCCTGGGCGCCGGCAAGACCAGCCTGATTCGCCACCTGATGGCGCAGCGACCGGAGGGCGAGCGCTGGGCGGTGCTGATCAACGAGTTCGGCCAGATTGGCCTGGACGCGGCGCTCCTGAGCAGTGACGCCGATGGTATCGCACTGGGCGAAGTGGCCGGCGGCTGTTTGTGTTGCGTCAACGGCGCGCCGTTCCAGATCGGCCTTGGCCGATTGCTGCGCAAGGCCAGGCCAGACCGGCTGTTTATCGAACCGTCCGGACTGGGTCATCCGGCGCAGCTCCTCAAGCAGTTGAACGAGGCTCCGTGGCTGGGTGTGCTGGCGGTTCAGCCCTGTGTGCTGGTGCTCGACGCGCAGGCTCTGCACGCTGGGAAACCGTTGCCGCAGGCCCAACGGCAAGCACTGACTGACGCAGGTCTGTTGCTGCTGAACAAGGCGGAAAACCTTGATCAAGCGGCGCGAGAAGAAATCGCCAGCCAGTTGCCACCCGTCAGCCTGATCTGGACGCAGCAGGCACAGTTGTCCTTGAGCGAGTTGCCGGGACGGACGGCACGAGCCTCGACGGGCGTCGATAAGCTGGTGACGCCCAAAGGGCTGGGCCAGATCCCGGCCGTCTGGAGCGATCCGGCGCTGCCGATCTGCCTGAGTCAGGCCCAGGCGGGGGGCTGGAGCATCGGTTGGCGCTGGCATCCGGGGCAGATGTTCGATAAGCAAGGCATCATCAAGTGGCTGACACGCCTTGATTGGCAAAGGGCCAAGCTGGTTATCCACAGCGCGGATGGTTGGGTGTCGGCGAATGCGCTGGATAATGCCGAACTGACCTGGCGCGCCAGCGAATGGCGAAAAGACTCGCGCCTTGAGCTGATTTTTACCGAGCCGCAGAATGTCGATGAGTTACAGGCGGGTCTGGCGCGATGCCGGATTCGGTGA
- a CDS encoding DUF3301 domain-containing protein produces the protein MLTLENIFVLMLFAAAGAWLWHNHGLRERALERVKQHCLNVGVELLDGNVALKKIGLIKDANGRRRLARVYNFEFTVTGESRHNGTVTQFGAHSAQIELAPYPAPFDDTPPVVEVQKPRAQVVELSQWRQEHTKWKP, from the coding sequence ATGCTGACCCTGGAAAACATCTTTGTGCTGATGCTGTTCGCCGCTGCCGGTGCGTGGTTATGGCACAACCACGGCTTGCGCGAACGGGCGCTGGAACGGGTCAAGCAGCATTGCCTCAACGTTGGCGTCGAGTTGCTTGACGGCAACGTGGCCCTGAAAAAGATCGGCTTGATCAAGGACGCCAACGGGCGACGCCGCCTGGCGCGGGTCTACAATTTCGAGTTCACCGTGACGGGCGAAAGCCGCCATAACGGTACGGTCACACAATTCGGCGCGCACAGCGCACAGATCGAACTGGCGCCCTACCCCGCGCCGTTCGACGACACACCGCCGGTGGTTGAGGTGCAAAAGCCGCGGGCGCAAGTGGTGGAGCTCAGCCAGTGGCGGCAGGAACACACGAAGTGGAAACCTTAA
- the pdxY gene encoding pyridoxal kinase PdxY translates to MKRTPHLLAIQSHVVFGHAGNSAAVFPMQRVGVNVWPLNTVQFSNHTQYGQWAGEVLAPQQIPQLIEGIAAIGELGNCDAVLSGYLGSAAQGRAILSGVARIKSVNPKMLYLCDPVMGHPEKGCSVPTEVSDFLLDEAAAVADILCPNQLELDSFSGRKPQSLFDCLAMARALLARGPKAVLVKHLDYPGKPADGFEMLLVTAEGNWHLRRPLLAFPRQPVGVGDLTSGLFLARVLLGDSLLAAFEFTAAAVHEVLLETQACASYELQLVRAQDRIAHPRVKFEATAISL, encoded by the coding sequence ATGAAACGTACGCCTCATCTGCTCGCCATCCAGTCCCATGTGGTGTTCGGCCACGCCGGCAACAGCGCAGCGGTTTTTCCGATGCAGCGGGTCGGGGTCAACGTCTGGCCGCTCAATACCGTGCAGTTTTCCAATCACACTCAGTATGGTCAGTGGGCCGGGGAAGTGTTGGCACCGCAGCAGATTCCCCAGCTGATCGAAGGCATCGCCGCGATTGGTGAACTGGGCAACTGCGATGCGGTACTGTCGGGTTATCTGGGCAGTGCCGCCCAGGGCCGGGCGATTCTCAGCGGCGTGGCGCGCATCAAATCGGTCAATCCGAAAATGCTCTACTTGTGTGATCCGGTGATGGGGCATCCCGAGAAGGGCTGCAGCGTGCCGACCGAGGTCAGCGATTTCCTGCTGGACGAAGCGGCGGCGGTGGCGGACATCCTGTGTCCGAACCAACTGGAGCTGGACAGCTTTTCCGGGCGCAAGCCGCAGTCGCTGTTCGATTGCCTGGCCATGGCGCGAGCGCTGCTGGCGCGTGGGCCGAAGGCAGTGCTGGTCAAGCATCTGGATTACCCGGGCAAACCGGCGGATGGCTTCGAGATGCTGCTGGTGACGGCTGAGGGCAATTGGCATCTGCGCCGCCCATTGCTGGCGTTTCCGCGTCAGCCGGTGGGTGTCGGCGACCTGACGTCCGGCCTGTTTCTGGCGCGGGTGCTGCTCGGCGACAGCCTGCTGGCGGCGTTCGAGTTCACTGCAGCGGCGGTGCACGAGGTGCTGCTGGAAACTCAGGCGTGCGCCAGTTATGAGTTGCAGCTGGTGCGGGCGCAGGACCGGATAGCGCATCCGCGGGTAAAGTTCGAGGCGACAGCGATCAGTCTGTAA
- a CDS encoding acyl-CoA thioesterase: MEPGNAQLSMTVLMTPDMANFSGNVHGGTLLKYLDEVAYACASRYAGRYVVTLSVDQVIFREPIHVGELVTFLASVNYTGNTSMEVGIKVVTENIRERSVRHTNSCFFTMVAVDDQRKPAPVPPLQPQNSEDKRRYMQAQQRRQIRQELEKRYQEIKGDA; encoded by the coding sequence ATGGAACCCGGAAACGCCCAGCTGTCGATGACGGTACTGATGACCCCTGACATGGCCAACTTCTCTGGCAATGTCCACGGCGGCACCCTGCTCAAATACCTCGACGAAGTGGCCTACGCCTGCGCAAGCCGCTATGCCGGCCGTTATGTGGTGACCTTGTCGGTGGATCAGGTGATTTTCCGCGAGCCGATCCATGTCGGCGAACTGGTGACCTTCCTCGCCTCGGTCAACTACACCGGCAATACTTCGATGGAAGTCGGCATCAAGGTGGTGACCGAGAACATCCGCGAACGCTCGGTGCGTCACACCAACAGCTGTTTCTTCACCATGGTCGCGGTGGATGACCAGCGCAAGCCTGCCCCGGTACCGCCGCTGCAACCGCAGAACAGCGAAGACAAGCGCCGCTACATGCAGGCGCAGCAGCGTCGGCAGATTCGTCAGGAGCTGGAGAAGCGTTATCAGGAGATCAAGGGCGACGCTTGA